From the genome of Vicia villosa cultivar HV-30 ecotype Madison, WI linkage group LG2, Vvil1.0, whole genome shotgun sequence, one region includes:
- the LOC131649782 gene encoding uncharacterized protein LOC131649782, whose amino-acid sequence MDCSATQKVHYGTLMLAGEVDDWWVFTRLRLEDVGEVITWAVFTRELMRNYFPKDVRGKKEMEFLALCQIYEEDNIAHSTHYKSLNKKRGKLHHDRKKPNNAPDDKGKQKVFDWRKTSGGGTPATVRCYRCGEQGSYINIQCQKPKKDVNSAKNNGRVFALSGAEDSKKDNLIRDTLDRGYVATTFVCKECTLTIFDKSFMMDLVCLPLHQIDVILGMIWLEFNYVHINCYNKTLRFPKFGDNEELMLLTAKQVSECLRDEVVMFAVFALLQSNHEATSVELPFVCEFPEVFLDDISDLPPKCEVEFST is encoded by the exons ATGGATTGTTCTGCGACGCAGAAGGTACACTATGGTACTCTTATGCTAGCTGGTGAAGTTGATGACTGGTGGGTTTTTACTCGTTTGAGGTTGGAAGATGTTGGGGAGGTgattacttgggctgtgttcacgAGGGAGCTCATGAGGAATTATTTTCCTAAAGATGTCAGGGGAAAGAAAGAGATGGAGTTCCTTGCACT TTGTCAGATTTATGAGGAAGACAATATTGCTCATTCGACTCATTACAAGAGTCTGAACAAGAAGAGAGGAAAACTGCATCATGACCGTAAGAAGCCTAATAATGCTCCAGATGATAAAGGGAAACAAAAGGTTTTTGACTGGAGGAAGACAAGTGGGGGAGGAACTCCTGCTACTGTTCGATGTTATAGGTGTGGTGAGCAAG GGTCATATATCAATATCCAgtgtcagaagccaaagaagGATGTGAATTCTGCCAAGAACAATGGTAGAGTGTTTGCTTTGAGTGGAGCTGAGGATTCCAAGAAGGACAACTTAATTCGAG ATACTCTTGATAGGGGTTATGTTGCAACTACTTTTGTTTGTAAGGAATGTACTTTAACTATCTTTGATAAGAGTTTTATGATGGATTTGGTGTGTCTACCCTTACACCAAATCGATGTGATCCTTGGAATGATCTGGTTAGAGTTCAACtatgttcatatcaattgttacAATAAGACATTGAGGTTCCCCAAGTTCGGTGATAACGAAGAACTGATGCTGTTGACTGCTAAGCAAGTGAGTGAATGTCTTAGAGATGAAGTCGTGATGTTTGCAGTGTTTGCATTGTTGCAAAGTAACCATGAAGCTACAAGTGTTGAACTTCCGTTTGTCTGTGAATTTCCTGAGGTGTTTCTGGATGATATAAGTGATTTGCCTCCGAAATGTGAAGTAGAGTTTTCTACATAA
- the LOC131646613 gene encoding 29 kDa ribonucleoprotein A, chloroplastic has protein sequence MATLESAITVFAPQRFPNNYRFLVKSPDSVKLSTTSFSSSIFSHSHNKLHLSSFRTRTPCFALQEVTEATIEDEKIEETETLNIDKKKIAVFNLPWSQSAADIKELFAECGTVTDVKVIKGKDRKGKGYAFVTMDSAEEAQAAVDQFNAREISGRIIRVEFARSLKKPSPSPPPGTPPSPAPIEARFVIYTSNLAWKARSTHLRDIFAENFKAPVSARVVFQTPAGRSAGYGFVSYHTVEEAEAAISALEGKELLGRPLRVKISEKKVKEASNEEGEKQDADAQVEGENQNADAQVEVENQNADAQLEGENQNADTQLEES, from the exons ATGGCCACCTTAGAATCAGCCATAACTGTATTCGCACCTCAACGTTTTCCAAATAACTACCGTTTCCTCGTTAAATCACCCGATTCTGTCAAACTCTCAACCACTTCATTCTCTTCTTCTATATTCTCTCATAGCCACAATAAACTTCACTTATCTTCTTTCAGAACCCGAACACCATGCTTCGCTTTACAAGAGGTAACAGAAGCAACAATTGAAGATGAAAAAATAGAAGAAACAGAGACATTAAACATCGATAAGAAGAAGATTGCTGTATTTAACTTACCTTGGTCACAGTCTGCGGCAGACATTAAGGAACTCTTCGCGGAATGTGGAACCGTAACCGACGTTAAG GTTATAAAAGGAAAAGATAGAAAGGGCAAAGGTTATGCATTTGTTACTATGGATTCTGCAGAAGAGGCTCAGGCTGCTGTTGATCAATTTAATGCTCGT GAAATATCAGGCCGGATAATAAGGGTAGAGTTTGCAAGGAGTTTAAAGAaaccttctccttcacctcctccaGGCACCCCTCCAAGTCCCGCTCCTATCGAAGCACGTTTTGTAATTTATACATCCAATCTTGCATGGAAAGCAAGATCTACACATCTTAGAGACATCTTCGCCGAGAATTTCAAAGCACCAGTTTCAGCCAGGGTCGTCTTTCAAACCCCTGCTGGCAGATCTGCCGGGTATGGATTCGTTTCTTATCACACGGTGGAGGAAGCAGAGGCTGCCATTTCTGCCTTGGAAGGGAAG GAGTTACTAGGACGACCACTTCGtgtaaaaataagtgaaaagaaaGTTAAAGAAGCTagtaatgaagaaggtgaaaaaCAAGATGCTGATGCTCAAGTAGAAGGTGAAAACCAAAATGCTGATGCTCAAGTAGAAGTTGAAAACCAAAATGCTGATGCTCAACTAGAAGGTGAAAACCAAAATGCTGATACTCAACTAGAAGAATCATAA
- the LOC131649783 gene encoding uncharacterized protein LOC131649783, giving the protein MRVTPVTGVGRAFKSRKLMPHFIGPYQISKRIGEVTYRIALPSSFANLHDVFHVSLLRRYVPDLSHVIQMDDVRVKDNLTIEASPVRIEGREVKQLRGKEIALVKVMWGGPSGESLTWEREDHMRESHPFFVSVM; this is encoded by the coding sequence atgagagttactccggTAACTGGTGTCGGTAGAGCTTTTAAGTCGAGAAAGCTTATGCCACAttttattggtccgtatcagattTCAAAGAGGATAGGTGAGGTGACTTATCGGATTGCTTTGCCGTCGTCGTTTGCAaatcttcatgatgtgtttcatgtatctcTATTGAGGAGATATGTTCCAGATCTATCGCATGTGATTCAAATGGATGATGTACGAGTGAAAGATAACCTGACTATTGAAGCGTCACCAGTGCGAATAGAAGGACGGGAGGTGAAACAATTGCGAGGTAAAGAGATTGCCTTAGTGAAGGTGATGTGGGGTGGACCATCAGGTGAAAGTCTGACGTGGGAGCGAGAGGACCATATGAGAGAGAGTCATCCGTTTTTTGTTTCAGTCATGTAA
- the LOC131646612 gene encoding RING-H2 finger protein ATL51-like, which produces MASLGNPKAWVPYMNNKDCSQGFCSFYCPQWCYAIYPPPPPSPFEFPDDDSSSNFSPLVIAIIGILASAFLLVTYYTIISKYCGRRVSSSQSESRETSDEFEDNHHHNHSIHEPWHLTTNGLDEALIKSITVCKYKKNDGLVDVTDCSVCLNEFQDDESIRLLPKCSHAFHLPCIDTWLKSHSNCPLCRATIFAFNASSSSATTLHLAAPVIEQSSRNEVSLENQQLNEIVDVESNNELHEVEEVPIPKSEFRALSDLGNLRGRHSVIEIRDNEDYHESIRRSISMDHSFQSGISVVDDVNVMHMNQEQDCSQVEGSSKRVRDESESSKCSYRRKVLHCVMSPIAMKRSFSSGRFFLSRNGRGRLGILHV; this is translated from the coding sequence ATGGCTTCTCTTGGAAATCCAAAAGCTTGGGTTCCATATATGAACAACAAAGATTGTTCTCAAGGTTTTTGTAGCTTCTATTGTCCACAATGGTGTTATGCAATTTACCCTCCACCTCCACCTTCTCCCTTTGAATTCCCTGATGATGATTCAAGTTCaaatttctctcctcttgttaTTGCAATCATTGGAATCTTAGCAAGTGCTTTTCTTCTTGTCACTTACTACACCATAATCTCCAAATACTGCGGCCGAAGAGTATCATCGTCACAAAGCGAATCGCGTGAAACAAGCGATGAATTCGAAGAcaatcatcatcataatcattCAATCCATGAGCCATGGCATCTTACAACAAATGGCTTAGATGAAGCTTTGATCAAATCAATTACAGTTTGCAAGTACAAAAAGAATGATGGATTGGTTGATGTAACGGATTGTTCCGTTTGTCTCAACGAGTTTCAAGACGATGAAAGTATTCGACTTTTACCTAAATGCagccatgcttttcatcttccttGTATTGATACATGGCTCAAATCTCACTCAAATTGTCCTCTTTGTCGCGCTACCATATTCGCCTTCAACGCTTCAAGTTCAAGTGCAACAACACTTCATTTAGCAGCACCGGTTATTGAACAATCTTCAAGGAATGAAGTTTCTTTAGAAAATCAACAACTGAATGAAATTGTAGATGTTGAAAGTAACAATGAATTGCATGAAGTGGAAGAAGTTCCAATTCCAAAGAGTGAATTTCGCGCTTTAAGCGACTTAGGAAATTTAAGAGGAAGGCATAGTGTGATTGAGATTAGAGATAATGAAGACTATCACGAATCGATTCGAAGATCGATTTCTATGGATCATTCATTTCAAAGTGGCATTTCAGTTGTTGATGATGTTAATGTTATGCATATGAATCAAGAGCAAGATTGTTCTCAAGTTGAAGGTTCATCAAAGAGAGTAAGAGATGAAAGTGAAAGTAGTAAGTGTAGTTATAGAAGAAAGGTTTTGCATTGTGTTATGAGTCCAATTGCAATGAAGAGATCATTTTCAAGTGGAAGATTTTTCCTTAGTAGAAATGGTAGAGGAAGGCTTGGAATCTTGCATGTTTGA